One window of Coregonus clupeaformis isolate EN_2021a unplaced genomic scaffold, ASM2061545v1 scaf0234, whole genome shotgun sequence genomic DNA carries:
- the LOC121543689 gene encoding transcription factor EC-like isoform X3 — protein MSRSCVVKVITLTEIQILPVCMEQVQSHLEGSKFHLHQAQSQQVKQYLTLGSKLAGGQGSHPHPTGQGGQLLGTVPVMRNGHMAPLSDGSTPSSPVTLLTLASNHDSEFPMDEVIDDLISLESGFNDGGLDCMEPSIIMQNNVLSSSMLDIYGGEPEHETRVMAKERQKKDNHNLIERRRRYNINYRIKELGTMIPKSNDPLSFTSLCRSDMRWNKGTILKASVEYIKWLQKEQQHARELENRQKKMEQANRRLLLRIQELEIQARAHGLPSMVTALGTVELSSHLLKQQQQHQQQHQPLAPQSQQGPQPPLYQEELNGEYLQRTSMPAMTSGGVPGVTDQGQGVVDGSTTFSDPLSHFTDFFSATLKEEQRLDEILMDNTLSPFGTDPLLSAGSPDASKDSSHRSSFSSDDGDDDL, from the exons ATGAGTCGATCCTGTGTGGTCAAAGTGATTACTCTGACGGAGATCCAGATACTGCCG GTATGTATGGAACAGGTCCAGAGCCACCTGGAGGGCTCCAAGTTCCACCTGCACCAGGCCCAGAGTCAACAGGTCAAGCAGTACCTGACGCTGGGTTCCAAGCTGGCCGGGGGACAGGGGAGCCACCCTCACCCCACTGGGCAGGGAGGGCAGCTCCTGGGCACCGTTCCAGTGATGAGGAACGGCCACATGGCCCCCCTCAGCGATGGCAGCACCCCCAGCAGCCCCGTTACACTGCTGACCCTGGCATCCAACCACGACAGCGAG TTTCCAATGGATGAAGTTATTGATGACTTGATTAGCCTGGAGTCCGGGTTCAATGATGGGGGCTTGGATTGTATGGAGCCCAGCATCATAATGCAAAACAAT gtgctTAGCAGCAGCATGCTGGACATCTATGGGGGTGAACCAG AACATGAAACGAGAGTGATGGCCAAAGAACGACAGAAGAAAGACAATCACAACTTGA ttgaaagaagaagaagatacAACATCAACTACAGAATCAAAGAACTTGGAACAATGATACCAAAGTCGAATGACCC GTTATCTTTTACGTCCCTCTGCCGTAGTGATATGCGCTGGAACAAAGGCACCATTCTCAAGGCGTCGGTGGAGTACATCAAGTGGCTGCAGAAGGAGCAGCAGCACGCCAGAGAGCTGGAGAACAGGCAGAAGAAGATGGAGCAGGCTAACAGGAGACTACTGCTCAGGATCCAG GAGTTGGAGATCCAGGCCCGTGCTCACGGCCTCCCCAGCATGGTCACTGCCCTGGGTACTGTAGagctctcctcccacctcctcaaacaacaacaacaacaccagcAGCAGCACCAGCCCTTGGCTCCCCAGTCACAGCAGGGTCCCCAGCCACCCCTGTACCAGGAAGAGCTGAACGGGGAGTACCTCCAGAGGACCTCCATGCCAGCCATGACCTCTGGGGGGGTCCCCGGGGTTACAGACCAGGGTCAGGGGGTGGTTGACGGCTCCACCACCTTCTCCGACCCGCTGTCTCACTTCACAGACTTCTTCAGCGCCACGCTCAAAGAGGAGCAACGGCTGGATGAGATCCTCATGGACAACACGCTCTCGCCGTTCGGCACCGACCCGCTTCTCTCCGCCGGCTCGCCTGACGCCTCCAAGGACTCCAGTCACAGGAGCAGCTTCAGCTCGGACGATGGCGACGACGATCTATGA
- the LOC121543689 gene encoding transcription factor EC-like isoform X2 has product MSRSCVVKVITLTEIQILPVQSHLEGSKFHLHQAQSQQVKQYLTLGSKLAGGQGSHPHPTGQGGQLLGTVPVMRNGHMAPLSDGSTPSSPVTLLTLASNHDSEFPMDEVIDDLISLESGFNDGGLDCMEPSIIMQNNVLSSSMLDIYGGEPGMTTAPHGRMKPTSRPTKLSTVKREVTEHETRVMAKERQKKDNHNLIERRRRYNINYRIKELGTMIPKSNDPDMRWNKGTILKASVEYIKWLQKEQQHARELENRQKKMEQANRRLLLRIQELEIQARAHGLPSMVTALGTVELSSHLLKQQQQHQQQHQPLAPQSQQGPQPPLYQEELNGEYLQRTSMPAMTSGGVPGVTDQGQGVVDGSTTFSDPLSHFTDFFSATLKEEQRLDEILMDNTLSPFGTDPLLSAGSPDASKDSSHRSSFSSDDGDDDL; this is encoded by the exons ATGAGTCGATCCTGTGTGGTCAAAGTGATTACTCTGACGGAGATCCAGATACTGCCG GTCCAGAGCCACCTGGAGGGCTCCAAGTTCCACCTGCACCAGGCCCAGAGTCAACAGGTCAAGCAGTACCTGACGCTGGGTTCCAAGCTGGCCGGGGGACAGGGGAGCCACCCTCACCCCACTGGGCAGGGAGGGCAGCTCCTGGGCACCGTTCCAGTGATGAGGAACGGCCACATGGCCCCCCTCAGCGATGGCAGCACCCCCAGCAGCCCCGTTACACTGCTGACCCTGGCATCCAACCACGACAGCGAG TTTCCAATGGATGAAGTTATTGATGACTTGATTAGCCTGGAGTCCGGGTTCAATGATGGGGGCTTGGATTGTATGGAGCCCAGCATCATAATGCAAAACAAT gtgctTAGCAGCAGCATGCTGGACATCTATGGGGGTGAACCAGGTATGACTACAGCCCCTCATGGCCGAATGAAACCCACCTCACGCCCCACTAAGCTCAGTACTGTAAAAAGGGAAGTCACAG AACATGAAACGAGAGTGATGGCCAAAGAACGACAGAAGAAAGACAATCACAACTTGA ttgaaagaagaagaagatacAACATCAACTACAGAATCAAAGAACTTGGAACAATGATACCAAAGTCGAATGACCC TGATATGCGCTGGAACAAAGGCACCATTCTCAAGGCGTCGGTGGAGTACATCAAGTGGCTGCAGAAGGAGCAGCAGCACGCCAGAGAGCTGGAGAACAGGCAGAAGAAGATGGAGCAGGCTAACAGGAGACTACTGCTCAGGATCCAG GAGTTGGAGATCCAGGCCCGTGCTCACGGCCTCCCCAGCATGGTCACTGCCCTGGGTACTGTAGagctctcctcccacctcctcaaacaacaacaacaacaccagcAGCAGCACCAGCCCTTGGCTCCCCAGTCACAGCAGGGTCCCCAGCCACCCCTGTACCAGGAAGAGCTGAACGGGGAGTACCTCCAGAGGACCTCCATGCCAGCCATGACCTCTGGGGGGGTCCCCGGGGTTACAGACCAGGGTCAGGGGGTGGTTGACGGCTCCACCACCTTCTCCGACCCGCTGTCTCACTTCACAGACTTCTTCAGCGCCACGCTCAAAGAGGAGCAACGGCTGGATGAGATCCTCATGGACAACACGCTCTCGCCGTTCGGCACCGACCCGCTTCTCTCCGCCGGCTCGCCTGACGCCTCCAAGGACTCCAGTCACAGGAGCAGCTTCAGCTCGGACGATGGCGACGACGATCTATGA
- the LOC121543689 gene encoding transcription factor EC-like isoform X4 codes for MSRSCVVKVITLTEIQILPVCMEQVQSHLEGSKFHLHQAQSQQVKQYLTLGSKLAGGQGSHPHPTGQGGQLLGTVPVMRNGHMAPLSDGSTPSSPVTLLTLASNHDSEFPMDEVIDDLISLESGFNDGGLDCMEPSIIMQNNVLSSSMLDIYGGEPEHETRVMAKERQKKDNHNLIERRRRYNINYRIKELGTMIPKSNDPDMRWNKGTILKASVEYIKWLQKEQQHARELENRQKKMEQANRRLLLRIQELEIQARAHGLPSMVTALGTVELSSHLLKQQQQHQQQHQPLAPQSQQGPQPPLYQEELNGEYLQRTSMPAMTSGGVPGVTDQGQGVVDGSTTFSDPLSHFTDFFSATLKEEQRLDEILMDNTLSPFGTDPLLSAGSPDASKDSSHRSSFSSDDGDDDL; via the exons ATGAGTCGATCCTGTGTGGTCAAAGTGATTACTCTGACGGAGATCCAGATACTGCCG GTATGTATGGAACAGGTCCAGAGCCACCTGGAGGGCTCCAAGTTCCACCTGCACCAGGCCCAGAGTCAACAGGTCAAGCAGTACCTGACGCTGGGTTCCAAGCTGGCCGGGGGACAGGGGAGCCACCCTCACCCCACTGGGCAGGGAGGGCAGCTCCTGGGCACCGTTCCAGTGATGAGGAACGGCCACATGGCCCCCCTCAGCGATGGCAGCACCCCCAGCAGCCCCGTTACACTGCTGACCCTGGCATCCAACCACGACAGCGAG TTTCCAATGGATGAAGTTATTGATGACTTGATTAGCCTGGAGTCCGGGTTCAATGATGGGGGCTTGGATTGTATGGAGCCCAGCATCATAATGCAAAACAAT gtgctTAGCAGCAGCATGCTGGACATCTATGGGGGTGAACCAG AACATGAAACGAGAGTGATGGCCAAAGAACGACAGAAGAAAGACAATCACAACTTGA ttgaaagaagaagaagatacAACATCAACTACAGAATCAAAGAACTTGGAACAATGATACCAAAGTCGAATGACCC TGATATGCGCTGGAACAAAGGCACCATTCTCAAGGCGTCGGTGGAGTACATCAAGTGGCTGCAGAAGGAGCAGCAGCACGCCAGAGAGCTGGAGAACAGGCAGAAGAAGATGGAGCAGGCTAACAGGAGACTACTGCTCAGGATCCAG GAGTTGGAGATCCAGGCCCGTGCTCACGGCCTCCCCAGCATGGTCACTGCCCTGGGTACTGTAGagctctcctcccacctcctcaaacaacaacaacaacaccagcAGCAGCACCAGCCCTTGGCTCCCCAGTCACAGCAGGGTCCCCAGCCACCCCTGTACCAGGAAGAGCTGAACGGGGAGTACCTCCAGAGGACCTCCATGCCAGCCATGACCTCTGGGGGGGTCCCCGGGGTTACAGACCAGGGTCAGGGGGTGGTTGACGGCTCCACCACCTTCTCCGACCCGCTGTCTCACTTCACAGACTTCTTCAGCGCCACGCTCAAAGAGGAGCAACGGCTGGATGAGATCCTCATGGACAACACGCTCTCGCCGTTCGGCACCGACCCGCTTCTCTCCGCCGGCTCGCCTGACGCCTCCAAGGACTCCAGTCACAGGAGCAGCTTCAGCTCGGACGATGGCGACGACGATCTATGA
- the LOC121543689 gene encoding transcription factor EC-like isoform X1, with product MSRSCVVKVITLTEIQILPVCMEQVQSHLEGSKFHLHQAQSQQVKQYLTLGSKLAGGQGSHPHPTGQGGQLLGTVPVMRNGHMAPLSDGSTPSSPVTLLTLASNHDSEFPMDEVIDDLISLESGFNDGGLDCMEPSIIMQNNVLSSSMLDIYGGEPGMTTAPHGRMKPTSRPTKLSTVKREVTEHETRVMAKERQKKDNHNLIERRRRYNINYRIKELGTMIPKSNDPDMRWNKGTILKASVEYIKWLQKEQQHARELENRQKKMEQANRRLLLRIQELEIQARAHGLPSMVTALGTVELSSHLLKQQQQHQQQHQPLAPQSQQGPQPPLYQEELNGEYLQRTSMPAMTSGGVPGVTDQGQGVVDGSTTFSDPLSHFTDFFSATLKEEQRLDEILMDNTLSPFGTDPLLSAGSPDASKDSSHRSSFSSDDGDDDL from the exons ATGAGTCGATCCTGTGTGGTCAAAGTGATTACTCTGACGGAGATCCAGATACTGCCG GTATGTATGGAACAGGTCCAGAGCCACCTGGAGGGCTCCAAGTTCCACCTGCACCAGGCCCAGAGTCAACAGGTCAAGCAGTACCTGACGCTGGGTTCCAAGCTGGCCGGGGGACAGGGGAGCCACCCTCACCCCACTGGGCAGGGAGGGCAGCTCCTGGGCACCGTTCCAGTGATGAGGAACGGCCACATGGCCCCCCTCAGCGATGGCAGCACCCCCAGCAGCCCCGTTACACTGCTGACCCTGGCATCCAACCACGACAGCGAG TTTCCAATGGATGAAGTTATTGATGACTTGATTAGCCTGGAGTCCGGGTTCAATGATGGGGGCTTGGATTGTATGGAGCCCAGCATCATAATGCAAAACAAT gtgctTAGCAGCAGCATGCTGGACATCTATGGGGGTGAACCAGGTATGACTACAGCCCCTCATGGCCGAATGAAACCCACCTCACGCCCCACTAAGCTCAGTACTGTAAAAAGGGAAGTCACAG AACATGAAACGAGAGTGATGGCCAAAGAACGACAGAAGAAAGACAATCACAACTTGA ttgaaagaagaagaagatacAACATCAACTACAGAATCAAAGAACTTGGAACAATGATACCAAAGTCGAATGACCC TGATATGCGCTGGAACAAAGGCACCATTCTCAAGGCGTCGGTGGAGTACATCAAGTGGCTGCAGAAGGAGCAGCAGCACGCCAGAGAGCTGGAGAACAGGCAGAAGAAGATGGAGCAGGCTAACAGGAGACTACTGCTCAGGATCCAG GAGTTGGAGATCCAGGCCCGTGCTCACGGCCTCCCCAGCATGGTCACTGCCCTGGGTACTGTAGagctctcctcccacctcctcaaacaacaacaacaacaccagcAGCAGCACCAGCCCTTGGCTCCCCAGTCACAGCAGGGTCCCCAGCCACCCCTGTACCAGGAAGAGCTGAACGGGGAGTACCTCCAGAGGACCTCCATGCCAGCCATGACCTCTGGGGGGGTCCCCGGGGTTACAGACCAGGGTCAGGGGGTGGTTGACGGCTCCACCACCTTCTCCGACCCGCTGTCTCACTTCACAGACTTCTTCAGCGCCACGCTCAAAGAGGAGCAACGGCTGGATGAGATCCTCATGGACAACACGCTCTCGCCGTTCGGCACCGACCCGCTTCTCTCCGCCGGCTCGCCTGACGCCTCCAAGGACTCCAGTCACAGGAGCAGCTTCAGCTCGGACGATGGCGACGACGATCTATGA